The Toxorhynchites rutilus septentrionalis strain SRP chromosome 3, ASM2978413v1, whole genome shotgun sequence genome includes a region encoding these proteins:
- the LOC129773105 gene encoding uncharacterized protein LOC129773105: protein MIADYEVKGYAHKATSKELTLTKQNRVWYLPLVVVSNPKKPHKIRLIWDAAAKTDGVCFNSLLLKGPDLLTPLPQVLSQFRQFPVAVCGDIREMFHQIKIQSQRFLWRSTPTVYVMDVATFGSTCSPASAQYVKNLNASEAAGQFPRAAAAITLNHYVDDYLASFLSTKEAIAVVNEVKQVHAMGGFEMRNFLPNKSEVLRGVGELENGVEKELDLIRGESSQSVLGMIWFPKTDEFAYTFTMRKDLLPILAKDHVPTKREVLKVVMMFWSDSSTVLAWIRSDHRRYNKFVSFQIGEILSFSEPNEWKWVPSKLNAADAATKWENGSEIKSDGRWFLGPNFLRLTEEQWPKEKSVSTTEEELRSVHTHWEKESTSLDSVSGQDYFVRWDMYYALSTIFYIKKCNSPSESGVLTREEIKGAEEALWKIAQSDDFFEEMKSLKETQGSPHDVHCIVAKSSSIYRAWPFIDDRGVLRMRGRISATQFASYEAKYPAILPRQHRITFLITDWYHRRFRHGNKESIVNEMHQRFEISKLRTLVKKMLE, encoded by the exons ATGATAGCAGACTACGAAGTGAAAGGCTACGCTCATAAGGCTACTAGCAAAGAACTAACTTTAACGAAACAAAACCGAGTGTGGTACCTTCCATTGGTTGTCGTTTCTAATCCAAAGAAACCACACAAGATCAGATTAATCTGGGACGCTGCTGCCAAAACCGATGGAGTCTGTTTTaactctcttctgttgaaaggTCCTGACCTATTGACTCCACTTCCACAAGTCCTAAGTCAGTTTCGTCAATTTCCCGTTGCGGTGTGTGGAGACATCCGAGAGATGTTCCACCAAATAAAAATCCAATCTCAACGTTTCCTGTGGCGTAGCACTCCAACTGTATACGTTATGGACGTAGCCACTTTTGGGTCCACCTGTTCACCTGCGTCGGCACAATATGTGAAGAACCTTAACGCATCGGAGGCTGCTGGACAATTTCCTCGGGCTGCTGCGGCCATCACATTGAACCACTATGTGGACGATTATCTGGCTAGTTTCTTATCAACTAAGGAGGCGATAGCAGTGGTCAACGAAGTCAAGCAGGTACATGCTATGGGTGGGTTTGAAATGCGGAATTTTCTGCCAAACAAATCAGAAGTCTTGCGTGGCGTAGGCGAATTGGAAAATGGTGTTGAGAAAGAACTTGATTTAATTAGAGGCGAATCATCCCAATCCGTCCTAGGAATGATTTGGTTCCCCAAGACCGATGAATTTGCTTACACATTCACTATGCGGAAGGATCTTTTACCGATTCTCGCTAAGGATCACGTTCCTACAAAACGAGAAGTTCTCAAAGTAGTAATGA TGTTCTGGAGTGACTCCAGCACCGTTCTGGCCTGGATTCGTTCTGACCATCGTCGTTACAACAAATTTGTAAGTTTCCAAATCGGTGAAATACTGAGTTTCAGTGAACCAAACGAATGGAAATGGGTGCCTTCCAAACTGAATGCAGCAGACGCCGCAACGAAGTGGGAAAATGGATCAGAAATCAAATCTGACGGCCGATGGTTCCTAGGACCCAACTTTCTGCGGTTAACTGAAGAACAGTGGCCAAAAGAAAAGTCTGTGTCAACCACCGAAGAAGAATTACGGTCGGTTCATACTCACTGGGAAAAGGAGTCGACATCACTCGATTCAGTCAGTGGACAAGATTACTTCGTACGATGGGATATGTATTACGCTTTATCAACAATCTTCTAcataaaaaaatgcaattcaCCTTCTGAATCGGGAGTACTGACCCGAGAGGAAATTAAAGGAGCAGAAGAAGCGCTATGGAAAATAGCGCAGTCAGATGACTTTTTTGAAGAAATGAAATCGCTGAAGGAGACCCAAGGGTCACCCCATGATGTACACTGCATAGTCGCTAAATCAAGTTCTATATATCGAGCTTGGCCGTTTATAGACGATCGTGGAGTGCTAAGAATGCGTGGTCGTATTAGTGCTACACAGTTTGCGTCATACGAAGCAAAATATCCAGCTATTCTGCCAAGACAACATCGTATAACCTTCCTGATAACTGACTGGTATCATCGTCGCTTCCGTCATGGTAATAAGGAATCTATTGTGAACGAGATGCACCAGCGTTTCGAAATCTCCAAACTACGGACATTGGTGAAGAAG ATGCTCGAGTAA
- the LOC129778038 gene encoding uncharacterized protein LOC129778038: MWIVLFCGLLFVALYCVHGHNDDVVFLPNERTTLDDCHLRFHRLQPRGFVAPAAGFPALLKEFAHMGAIGWTQPDGNILWKCGGTLIWLDTVLTAAHCVLDANNKEPDVVRFGDLNIETSEGDKFAQQLKIVEIFRHPQHRFSAHYHDIALLKLEHPVELSDIVTPACLWTDEEVRFKVLEATGWGRTGYVENQTPILLKVALKPMENEECSRVYLNGTDRKLKLGLQSHQICAVDEKMDTCEGDSGGPLQVKLLHNGRMTPFIVGITSFGAACGMSTPGVYTRVSSYIDWIVETMQKSGAMVTEDTYNATFCALSFAPFREFDEAMIVSRTATDVNLNYERAHMSTIYELPSYLAQLVWNGDTNDCYGVIIDENTVITLAQCVTKNGIPVSHIRHLNDNALEVSRVHVHPKYKHESSSNNIAILRLKHLLNILDLQPACIWHEETPSREVHVYGSGRTDINNILFEGSEIYSLDPSLSILTPRLHFQNASSCIIPKQYQPLLRDGLTDEYICTGEHLFLVPKSCELLTGAAVHNEVNRGNIYPMVYGLNYLSRDCGFGEHSIAIGTASHVGWMKSVLLPNGQKSHGTVQFVDSDRHEGDSCRRYDGRAARCTPISNCSRGWKQFLSNGTIELCDTSSLVCCPLSDIVNSDNSVVHPVLQECPTLVKDLKPTSSAGSLVYIAWLTEDIVEFRCLGTIITDRIILTTASCVGTEVPTGVQLPANTSQNMYRVNTTVLHPAYKANDHINDIALIQLEDTLVWSSDLYPSCLWTNTTHVPLVLSMISPIAQNISRSADHTDQNLNITAIPEEAEYTRVLSMYNSDCQRTHEHEVLDTQLCARNPFESITCGTFLDQLQFINADKVPFVVGLSTNFSDCSNTYFKLFTRISGFVNWIGMYI, from the exons ATGTGGATTGTCTTATTCTGCGGGCTTTTGTTTGTGGCGCTCTACTGTG TTCACGGACACAACGACGATGTCGTATTTCTTCCCAATGAGCGCACTACTTTGGACG ACTGCCATTTGCGGTTCCATAGATTGCAACCGCGGGGTTTTGTGGCGCCTGCAGCTGGTTTCCCTGCTCTCCTGAAAGAATTTGCCCATATGGGTGCTATAGGATGGACTCAACCAGACGGAAATATCTTGTGGAAATGTGGCGGAACTTTAATCTGGTTGGACACAGTCCTCACCGCGGCCCATTGTGTGCTTGATGCGAA TAATAAAGAACCAGACGTCGTAAGGTTTGGAGATTTGAACATCGAGACCAGCGAGGGAGACAAATTTGCGCAGCAATTGAAAATCGTGGAAATTTTCAGACATCCGCAGCATCGTTTTTCTGCACACTATCATGATATTGCTCTACTGAAGTTAGAGCATCCTGTCGA ATTGAGCGATATTGTGACACCAGCATGTCTTTGGACAGACGAAGAAGTGAGATTCAAGGTTTTGGAAGCAACCGGTTGGGGCAGGACAGGCTATG TTGAAAATCAAACTCCCATACTGCTGAAAGTAGCTTTGAAGCCAATGGAAAATGAGGAATGTAGCAGAGTGTATTTAAATGGAACCGATCGTAAGCTTAAACTTGGGCTTCAATCACATCAAATATGCGCTGTCGATGAAAAGATGGATACTTGTGAG GGAGACTCTGGAGGTCCACTTCAAGTCAAGTTACTGCACAACGGCCGAATGACACCTTTCATTGTTGGTATTACATCCTTTGGAGCGGCATGTGGTATGTCTACACCTGGCGTTTACACCAGAGTTTCGTCCTATATCGATTGGATAGTTGAGACGATGCAGAAAAGCGGTGCGATGGTTACAG AGGATACTTACAATGCTACATTTTGTGCGCTCAGTTTCGCACCTTTTCGTGAATTCGATGAAGCTATGATTGTGTCCCGTACTGCAACCGATGTAAATCTGAATTATGAACGAGCGCACATGTCTACAATATACGAACTGCCGTCATATCTTGCACAATTGGTATGGAATGGAGACACTAACGACTGTTATGGAGTGATTATCGATGAGAACACTGTGATAACTCTGGCACAGTGTGTTACGAAGAATGG GATACCAGTTTCTCATATAAGACATTTAAACGATAATGCACTGGAGGTGTCTAGAGTCCATGTTCACCCAAAGTATAAACATGAAAGTAGCTCCAACAACATTGCTATTTTACGATTAAAACATCTGCTGAATATCTTAGACCTTCAACCAGCATGTATATGGCATGAGGAGACTCCATCGAGGGAAGTTCATGTCTACGGTTCCGGAAGAACTGATATCAATAACATACTTTTTGAAGGGAGTGAAATTTACTCCCTAG ATCCTTCGCTATCGATTCTTACTCCACGGCTACATTTCCAAAATGCTTCATCATGTATCATTCCCAAGCAGTATCAGCCGTTGCTTCGTGATGGATTGACTGATGAATATATTTGCACTGGAGAACACTTATTTCTCGTGCCGAAATCTTGCGAACTTCTGACCGGGGCTGCCGTTCACAATGAGGTGAATAGAGGCAACATATATCCTATGGTTTACGGATTGAATTACCTTAGCAGGGACTGTGGTTTTGGCGAACACTCGATCGCGATTGGCACTGCAAGTCACGTCGGGTGGATGAAATCCGTGCTTCTGCCGAATGGACAAAAATCTCACGGAACAGTGCAATTTGTTGATTCAGATCGACATGAGGGAGATTCCTGTCGTCGATACGATGGACGCGCGGCACGATGTACGCCGATTTCCAACTGTTCGAGGGGATGGAAACAGTTCCTATCAAATGGTACGATTGAACTATGTGATACTAGTTCTTTGGTTTGCTGTCCTCTGAGTGATATAGTAAACAGCGACAACAGCGTGGTTCACCCAGTGTTGCAAGAATGTCCAACATTGGTGAAAGACCTCAAGCCGACATCGTCTGCAGGCTCACTT GTTTACATCGCGTGGCTCACCGAAGATATCGTGGAATTCAGGTGTCTCGGAACAATCATAACAGACAGGATTATTTTAACTACGGCAAGCTGTGTTGGGACCGAAGTTCCCACTGGCGTACAGCTGCCAGCAAATACCTCTCAAAATATGTATCGAGTGAATACAACTGTTCTTCATCCAGCCTACAAAGCTAATGATCATATAAACGACATTGCATTGATCCAGTTGGAAGATACGCTCGTCTGGAGTTCCGATCTATACCCATCATGTCTATGGACCAATACAACACACGTCCCACTTGTGTTGTCAATGATTTCTCCAATTGCCCAAAATATTTCACGATCAGCGGACCATACGGATCAAAACCTCAACATTACTGCTATTCCGGAAGAGGCAGAGTACACCAGAGTGTTGTCGATGTACAACTCAGATTGCCAGAGAACACACGAGCATGAGGTATTAGATACTCAACTGTGCGCGAGGAATCCGTTCGAGAGTATTACTTGCGGAACTTTCCTCGACCAACTCCAATTTATTAACGCTGATAAGGTACCGTTTGTTGTGGGATTATCTACGAACTTTTCGGACTGTTCGAACACGTATTTCAAGCTGTTTACCAGGATATCTGGGTTCGTTAACTGGATAGGAATGTATATATGA
- the LOC129779230 gene encoding uncharacterized protein LOC129779230 isoform X1: protein MWYSQFYAVIILGSFSVFSVYGWDEPTLMLPNERSTLDDCHLRFHKLSRYGLASSAFGRPARSREFAHMGAIGWTKEDGTIAWKCVGTLIWPNFVLTAAHCTLDNGNQEPDVVRFGDLNMATTEHDKDAQQLNITAILKHPQYSPKEKYHDIALLELEQNVTLSDYVVPACLWIDEEMRFKILEAGYIKDEMLLKESFKPIGNEECSKVSPSVEDGKLKICAANETMNPCEYETGGPLQIKLMNNARMTPFVVAINSYGAACGKNGPGVHTRVAPYREWIVETLQKNGAMVPNDVYNETFCALRYASYREFEDASIMSRSPDFVTIVNGRNNVGVSTKLPTYIAQLATDEGATDCYGVLIDEMTVVTLAQCVTEDGNPVSHIKYLGNRVMNVSEIHVHPKYEKGKSFNNLAVLRLQHLLEIEDIDPACIWHEEHHPSHEVYVHGSGRTDINSIIWTDRSIQAIDPTVSFLSVRVRFQNTSTCTIPKQYLPLLHDGLTNEFICNGQDLFLVPKSCDLLTGGAIDETVYLAGNNYPMVYGLNYLGRDCGFGEHSIGISITSHIEWLKTVLITNNRKLQSSAIQFVDSDLREGESCEKQDGRVGQCVSVDNCSRAWKHFLSKQTIELCATSSLVCCPLDDIEDTEKTEVRLPDDGCSSLVKNLNRTSFVGSLVFIAFASNVEEFRCLGTIITEKVILTSASCIGDEEPAAVKLMANTTQKMFRVEAMLVHQAYNATDGTNDIAMIRLEDTLVWSSELFPACLWINTTHVPLVLSMVSPVTQESQHGSSTAVRSVDVIKEFGRALSAKVLAMYNSDCQRSHPYEIQETQLCARNPFENFTCNTLSDHLRYDDSNGFSYIVGLAADLVSCKQSRYTVFTRISEYIHWIRTNM, encoded by the exons atgtgGTACTCACAGTTCTATGCAGTTATTATCCTGGGGTCTTTTAGTG TTTTTTCAGTTTACGGATGGGATGAACCAACTTTGATGCTTCCTAATGAACGCTCTACTTTGGATG ATTGCCACTTGCGTTTCCACAAACTGTCACGGTACGGATTGGCCTCATCTGCCTTCGGTCGCCCCGCTCGTTCGAGGGAGTTCGCCCATATGGGAGCTATAGGTTGGACCAAAGAAGACGGGACCATCGCATGGAAATGTGTCGGAACATTAATTTGGCCAAACTTCGTTCTCACGGCTGCACACTGCACCCTCGATAATGG GAATCAAGAACCTGATGTTGTCCGATTTGGGGATTTGAACATGGCAACCACCGAACATGATAAAGATGCACAGCAGTTGAATATTACCGCTATTTTGAAACACCCACAGTATTCTCCGAAAGAAAAATACCACGACATCGCTCTGCTAGAGTTGGAGCAGAATGTCAC ACTGAGCGACTATGTTGTTCCAGCGTGCCTTTGGATAGATGAAGAAATGCGGTTCAAAATATTGGAAGCCGGATATA TCAAAGATGAAATGCTACTGAAGGAATCATTCAAACCTATTGGCAATGAGGAATGTAGCAAAGTGAGTCCAAGTGTGGAAGATGGTAAGCTCAAAATTTGCGCCGCCAACGAAACGATGAACCCTTGTGAA TATGAGACCGGAGGCCCTCTTCAAATCAAATTGATGAACAACGCCAGAATGACACCTTTTGTTGTTGCTATAAATTCGTACGGAGCGGCTTGTGGGAAGAATGGCCCGGGCGTTCATACCAGGGTAGCCCCGTATCGTGAATGGATAGTCGAGACTCTTCAGAAGAACGGAGCAATGGTTCCAA ATGACGTCTATAATGAAACATTTTGTGCGTTGCGATACGCATCTTATCGAGAATTTGAGGACGCATCGATTATGAGTCGGAGCCCTGATTTTGTGACAATAGTTAATGGCAGGAATAATGTGGGTGTATCCACGAAACTGCCAACGTATATTGCGCAATTAGCAACGGACGAAGGAGCAACCGATTGTTATGGTGTATTGATCGATGAGATGACTGTAGTGACTTTGGCACAGTGTGTTACGGAAGATGG GAACCCAGTTTCTCATATCAAATACCTAGGCAACAGAGTGATGAACGTTTCGGAGATTCATGTTCATCCAAAGTATGAGAAGGGAAAGAGCTTTAATAACTTAGCTGTATTACGATTGCAACATTTGCTAGAGATTGAAGACATCGATCCTGCATGTATATGGCATGAGGAACATCATCCATCGCATGAGGTTTATGTTCATGGTTCTGGTCGAACTGACATCAATTCCATAATCTGGACAGATAGAAGCATACAAGCAATAG ATCCTACGGTCTCGTTTCTGTCTGTGCGGGTTCGTTTTCAGAACACTTCAACATGTACCATTCCCAAACAGTATCTTCCGTTACTTCACGATGGATTAACTAACGAATTTATTTGCAATGGACAGGACTTATTCCTCGTGCCGAAGTCGTGTGATCTACTGACCGGTGGAGCAATTGACGAAACAGTATATCTGGCCGGCAATAACTATCCCATGGTCTACGGGCTAAATTATCTCGGCAGAGACTGCGGTTTCGGGGAGCACTCTATTGGGATTTCCATAACAAGCCACATCGAGTGGTTGAAGACGGTGCTTATCACGAACAATCGAAAACTTCAATCCAGCGCGATCCAGTTTGTCGATTCGGATTTACGCGAGGGAGAGAGTTGTGAGAAACAAGATGGACGCGTTGGTCAATGTGTTTCGGTTGATAACTGTTCGAGGGCATGGAAACACTTCCTATCGAAGCAAACTATTGAGTTGTGTGCTACAAGCTCTTTAGTTTGCTGTCCTCTGGATGATATTGAGGATACCGAGAAAACCGAAGTCCGTCTGCCGGATGATGGGTGCTCGAGCTTGGTGAAGAATCTGAACAGAACATCGTTCGTAGGATCTCTG GTTTTTATTGCATTCGCATCGAATGTCGAAGAGTTCAGATGTCTTGGTACAATCATAACGGAAAAAGTCATCCTTACCTCAGCCAGCTGCATTGGAGATGAGGAACCGGCCGCTGTCAAGCTGATGGCAAACACTACACAAAAGATGTTCCGAGTGGAAGCAATGCTTGTTCACCAAGCCTACAATGCCACCGACGGCACTAACGATATTGCAATGATTCGACTGGAGGATACGCTTGTCTGGAGCTCTGAATTATTTCCAGCCTGTCTTTGGATCAATACGACGCATGTTCCACTGGTTTTGTCGATGGTTTCTCCGGTTACCCAGGAATCCCAGCATGGTTCGAGTACTGCCGTTCGATCTGTTGACGTAATAAAAGAGTTCGGAAGAGCGCTGAGTGCTAAGGTATTGGCAATGTATAATTCCGATTGTCAGCGGTCCCATCCATATGAGattcaagaaactcaactttGCGCGAGGAATCCATTTGAGAATTTTACGTGTAACACACTAAGTGACCATCTACGATATGATGATTCAAACGGCTTTTCTTATATTGTGGGTTTAGCTGCAGATCTTGTTTCCTGCAAACAGTCACGTTACACAGTGTTTACTAGAATTTCTGAGTATATTCATTGGATTAGAACGAATATGTAA
- the LOC129779230 gene encoding ovochymase-2-like isoform X2 gives MWYSQFYAVIILGSFSVYGWDEPTLMLPNERSTLDDCHLRFHKLSRYGLASSAFGRPARSREFAHMGAIGWTKEDGTIAWKCVGTLIWPNFVLTAAHCTLDNGNQEPDVVRFGDLNMATTEHDKDAQQLNITAILKHPQYSPKEKYHDIALLELEQNVTLSDYVVPACLWIDEEMRFKILEAGYIKDEMLLKESFKPIGNEECSKVSPSVEDGKLKICAANETMNPCEYETGGPLQIKLMNNARMTPFVVAINSYGAACGKNGPGVHTRVAPYREWIVETLQKNGAMVPNDVYNETFCALRYASYREFEDASIMSRSPDFVTIVNGRNNVGVSTKLPTYIAQLATDEGATDCYGVLIDEMTVVTLAQCVTEDGNPVSHIKYLGNRVMNVSEIHVHPKYEKGKSFNNLAVLRLQHLLEIEDIDPACIWHEEHHPSHEVYVHGSGRTDINSIIWTDRSIQAIDPTVSFLSVRVRFQNTSTCTIPKQYLPLLHDGLTNEFICNGQDLFLVPKSCDLLTGGAIDETVYLAGNNYPMVYGLNYLGRDCGFGEHSIGISITSHIEWLKTVLITNNRKLQSSAIQFVDSDLREGESCEKQDGRVGQCVSVDNCSRAWKHFLSKQTIELCATSSLVCCPLDDIEDTEKTEVRLPDDGCSSLVKNLNRTSFVGSLVFIAFASNVEEFRCLGTIITEKVILTSASCIGDEEPAAVKLMANTTQKMFRVEAMLVHQAYNATDGTNDIAMIRLEDTLVWSSELFPACLWINTTHVPLVLSMVSPVTQESQHGSSTAVRSVDVIKEFGRALSAKVLAMYNSDCQRSHPYEIQETQLCARNPFENFTCNTLSDHLRYDDSNGFSYIVGLAADLVSCKQSRYTVFTRISEYIHWIRTNM, from the exons atgtgGTACTCACAGTTCTATGCAGTTATTATCCTGGGGTCTTTTAGTG TTTACGGATGGGATGAACCAACTTTGATGCTTCCTAATGAACGCTCTACTTTGGATG ATTGCCACTTGCGTTTCCACAAACTGTCACGGTACGGATTGGCCTCATCTGCCTTCGGTCGCCCCGCTCGTTCGAGGGAGTTCGCCCATATGGGAGCTATAGGTTGGACCAAAGAAGACGGGACCATCGCATGGAAATGTGTCGGAACATTAATTTGGCCAAACTTCGTTCTCACGGCTGCACACTGCACCCTCGATAATGG GAATCAAGAACCTGATGTTGTCCGATTTGGGGATTTGAACATGGCAACCACCGAACATGATAAAGATGCACAGCAGTTGAATATTACCGCTATTTTGAAACACCCACAGTATTCTCCGAAAGAAAAATACCACGACATCGCTCTGCTAGAGTTGGAGCAGAATGTCAC ACTGAGCGACTATGTTGTTCCAGCGTGCCTTTGGATAGATGAAGAAATGCGGTTCAAAATATTGGAAGCCGGATATA TCAAAGATGAAATGCTACTGAAGGAATCATTCAAACCTATTGGCAATGAGGAATGTAGCAAAGTGAGTCCAAGTGTGGAAGATGGTAAGCTCAAAATTTGCGCCGCCAACGAAACGATGAACCCTTGTGAA TATGAGACCGGAGGCCCTCTTCAAATCAAATTGATGAACAACGCCAGAATGACACCTTTTGTTGTTGCTATAAATTCGTACGGAGCGGCTTGTGGGAAGAATGGCCCGGGCGTTCATACCAGGGTAGCCCCGTATCGTGAATGGATAGTCGAGACTCTTCAGAAGAACGGAGCAATGGTTCCAA ATGACGTCTATAATGAAACATTTTGTGCGTTGCGATACGCATCTTATCGAGAATTTGAGGACGCATCGATTATGAGTCGGAGCCCTGATTTTGTGACAATAGTTAATGGCAGGAATAATGTGGGTGTATCCACGAAACTGCCAACGTATATTGCGCAATTAGCAACGGACGAAGGAGCAACCGATTGTTATGGTGTATTGATCGATGAGATGACTGTAGTGACTTTGGCACAGTGTGTTACGGAAGATGG GAACCCAGTTTCTCATATCAAATACCTAGGCAACAGAGTGATGAACGTTTCGGAGATTCATGTTCATCCAAAGTATGAGAAGGGAAAGAGCTTTAATAACTTAGCTGTATTACGATTGCAACATTTGCTAGAGATTGAAGACATCGATCCTGCATGTATATGGCATGAGGAACATCATCCATCGCATGAGGTTTATGTTCATGGTTCTGGTCGAACTGACATCAATTCCATAATCTGGACAGATAGAAGCATACAAGCAATAG ATCCTACGGTCTCGTTTCTGTCTGTGCGGGTTCGTTTTCAGAACACTTCAACATGTACCATTCCCAAACAGTATCTTCCGTTACTTCACGATGGATTAACTAACGAATTTATTTGCAATGGACAGGACTTATTCCTCGTGCCGAAGTCGTGTGATCTACTGACCGGTGGAGCAATTGACGAAACAGTATATCTGGCCGGCAATAACTATCCCATGGTCTACGGGCTAAATTATCTCGGCAGAGACTGCGGTTTCGGGGAGCACTCTATTGGGATTTCCATAACAAGCCACATCGAGTGGTTGAAGACGGTGCTTATCACGAACAATCGAAAACTTCAATCCAGCGCGATCCAGTTTGTCGATTCGGATTTACGCGAGGGAGAGAGTTGTGAGAAACAAGATGGACGCGTTGGTCAATGTGTTTCGGTTGATAACTGTTCGAGGGCATGGAAACACTTCCTATCGAAGCAAACTATTGAGTTGTGTGCTACAAGCTCTTTAGTTTGCTGTCCTCTGGATGATATTGAGGATACCGAGAAAACCGAAGTCCGTCTGCCGGATGATGGGTGCTCGAGCTTGGTGAAGAATCTGAACAGAACATCGTTCGTAGGATCTCTG GTTTTTATTGCATTCGCATCGAATGTCGAAGAGTTCAGATGTCTTGGTACAATCATAACGGAAAAAGTCATCCTTACCTCAGCCAGCTGCATTGGAGATGAGGAACCGGCCGCTGTCAAGCTGATGGCAAACACTACACAAAAGATGTTCCGAGTGGAAGCAATGCTTGTTCACCAAGCCTACAATGCCACCGACGGCACTAACGATATTGCAATGATTCGACTGGAGGATACGCTTGTCTGGAGCTCTGAATTATTTCCAGCCTGTCTTTGGATCAATACGACGCATGTTCCACTGGTTTTGTCGATGGTTTCTCCGGTTACCCAGGAATCCCAGCATGGTTCGAGTACTGCCGTTCGATCTGTTGACGTAATAAAAGAGTTCGGAAGAGCGCTGAGTGCTAAGGTATTGGCAATGTATAATTCCGATTGTCAGCGGTCCCATCCATATGAGattcaagaaactcaactttGCGCGAGGAATCCATTTGAGAATTTTACGTGTAACACACTAAGTGACCATCTACGATATGATGATTCAAACGGCTTTTCTTATATTGTGGGTTTAGCTGCAGATCTTGTTTCCTGCAAACAGTCACGTTACACAGTGTTTACTAGAATTTCTGAGTATATTCATTGGATTAGAACGAATATGTAA